In one Alnus glutinosa chromosome 14, dhAlnGlut1.1, whole genome shotgun sequence genomic region, the following are encoded:
- the LOC133857871 gene encoding uncharacterized protein LOC133857871 isoform X2 encodes MEVEGDCSQWHHLIFCEELAVENDEEDFIVCRRCHEPLWGHPAYKCLECNFDQHKSCTEDTEIDEHDFGERHHLIFIKELDKYNGGKEEVVCPGCQEPGFGPVYKCSFPKCTFFLHKSCSEQLSHVIQHPVHPKHALFLQLPSQTNHCDVCLKSCRNSLFYHCFTCSFDIDIKCVSRWRISTEDCHQHSLFPMRKQIQFTCEACAEESKDIAYQCSVCRVLIHRECDRFPHTIKIRTHDHSLNRNYSLHQVKKQENVLCKLCFKKVNTKCAAYYCQKCGYIAHLKCAYDSYDYGVLHSSVTTESVASNSIGYETHLVHLVEGIDLAKDERAGPQEINHFSHPQHKLILINEKLVDVKRCEVY; translated from the exons ATGGAAGTCGAAGGAGATTGCAGTCAATGGCATCACTTGATCTTCTGTGAGGAGCTGGCCGTGGAAAATGATGAGGAGGATTTTATTGTTTGTCGGCGGTGCCATGAACCACTATGGGGACATCCCGCCTACAAATGCTTGGAATGCAACTTCGACCAACATAAATCATGCACGGAAGATACTGAAATCGACGAACATGATTTTGGGGAGAGACATCACTTGATCTTCATAAAAGAGCTCGACAAATACAATGGCGGCAAAGAGGAAGTTGTTTGCCCAGGATGCCAGGAACCAGGATTCGGTCCCGTTTACAAATGCTCCTTCCCTAAATGCACCTTCTTCCTTCACAAATCATGCTCTGAACAACTATCCCACGTGATACAACACCCCGTCCACCCAAAGCACGCCCTTTTTCTCCAACTGCCATCACAGACAAATCATTGTGATGTTTGCCTCAAATCTTGCCGTAACTCCTTATTCTACCATTGTTTCACCTGCAGTTTTGACATCGACATCAAATGTGTTTCTCGTTGGCGAATTAGTACTGAGGACTGCCACCAACACTCACTCTTTCCCATGCGGAAGCAGATCCAATTCACATGCGAAGCCTGCGCCGAGGAAAGCAAGGATATTGCCTACCAATGCAGCGTCTGCCGAGTCCTGATTCATCGTGAGTGTGATCGTTTTCCACATACCATCAAAATTAGGACACATGATCACTCACTCAATCGCAACTATTCTCTTCATCAAGTCAAGAAACAGGAGAACGTATTGTGTAAACTCTGCTTTAAAAAGGTGAATACAAAGTGCGCAGCTTACTATTGTCAGAAATGTGGTTACATTGCCCACTTGAAATGTgcatatgattcatatgattATGGGGTCTTACACTCTAGTGTGACCACTGAGTCAGTAGCCAGTAACTCCATTGGCTATGAAACTCATTTGGTTCATTTGGTGGAAGGAATCGATCTAGCAAAGGATGAAAGAGCTGGCCCTCAGGAGATCAATCATTTCAGTCATCCACAACATAAATTAATCCTCATCAATGAAAAGCTCGTGGATGTCAAGCGTTGTGAG GTGTACTAA
- the LOC133857871 gene encoding uncharacterized protein LOC133857871 isoform X1 — protein sequence MEVEGDCSQWHHLIFCEELAVENDEEDFIVCRRCHEPLWGHPAYKCLECNFDQHKSCTEDTEIDEHDFGERHHLIFIKELDKYNGGKEEVVCPGCQEPGFGPVYKCSFPKCTFFLHKSCSEQLSHVIQHPVHPKHALFLQLPSQTNHCDVCLKSCRNSLFYHCFTCSFDIDIKCVSRWRISTEDCHQHSLFPMRKQIQFTCEACAEESKDIAYQCSVCRVLIHRECDRFPHTIKIRTHDHSLNRNYSLHQVKKQENVLCKLCFKKVNTKCAAYYCQKCGYIAHLKCAYDSYDYGVLHSSVTTESVASNSIGYETHLVHLVEGIDLAKDERAGPQEINHFSHPQHKLILINEKLVDVKRCEACIQFIISTPFYGCAQCNFFLHYRCTKLPATIKRGLFHEHCLNLLSQDVHASGLFLCKACKRIRHGFSYRCDKCKLCKFDVQCCLILEILEHEGHQHSLHLVIRSSETCNGCGKKDVNFRCTICDKFTLCVRCATLPLVARYEYHKHLLKLSYTREDDSDEEYYCLICEEERDRPDHWFYSCVKCKFTAHSRCVLGENPCINYGRTFTDKNHEHPLTIVQKSTKHSPSLCDGCGKSFVDMAFVCTQCKFNVHNWFCLQKQIRKERAKKLLQRLYA from the coding sequence ATGGAAGTCGAAGGAGATTGCAGTCAATGGCATCACTTGATCTTCTGTGAGGAGCTGGCCGTGGAAAATGATGAGGAGGATTTTATTGTTTGTCGGCGGTGCCATGAACCACTATGGGGACATCCCGCCTACAAATGCTTGGAATGCAACTTCGACCAACATAAATCATGCACGGAAGATACTGAAATCGACGAACATGATTTTGGGGAGAGACATCACTTGATCTTCATAAAAGAGCTCGACAAATACAATGGCGGCAAAGAGGAAGTTGTTTGCCCAGGATGCCAGGAACCAGGATTCGGTCCCGTTTACAAATGCTCCTTCCCTAAATGCACCTTCTTCCTTCACAAATCATGCTCTGAACAACTATCCCACGTGATACAACACCCCGTCCACCCAAAGCACGCCCTTTTTCTCCAACTGCCATCACAGACAAATCATTGTGATGTTTGCCTCAAATCTTGCCGTAACTCCTTATTCTACCATTGTTTCACCTGCAGTTTTGACATCGACATCAAATGTGTTTCTCGTTGGCGAATTAGTACTGAGGACTGCCACCAACACTCACTCTTTCCCATGCGGAAGCAGATCCAATTCACATGCGAAGCCTGCGCCGAGGAAAGCAAGGATATTGCCTACCAATGCAGCGTCTGCCGAGTCCTGATTCATCGTGAGTGTGATCGTTTTCCACATACCATCAAAATTAGGACACATGATCACTCACTCAATCGCAACTATTCTCTTCATCAAGTCAAGAAACAGGAGAACGTATTGTGTAAACTCTGCTTTAAAAAGGTGAATACAAAGTGCGCAGCTTACTATTGTCAGAAATGTGGTTACATTGCCCACTTGAAATGTgcatatgattcatatgattATGGGGTCTTACACTCTAGTGTGACCACTGAGTCAGTAGCCAGTAACTCCATTGGCTATGAAACTCATTTGGTTCATTTGGTGGAAGGAATCGATCTAGCAAAGGATGAAAGAGCTGGCCCTCAGGAGATCAATCATTTCAGTCATCCACAACATAAATTAATCCTCATCAATGAAAAGCTCGTGGATGTCAAGCGTTGTGAGGCATGTATACAATTTATAATTTCTACCCCATTTTATGGTTGTGCACAATGCAATTTCTTTCTCCATTACAGGTGTACTAAACTACCAGCAACCATTAAGCGAGGGCTATTTCATGAACATTGCCTCAACCTCCTCTCACAGGATGTGCATGCAAGTGGATTGTTCTTGTGTAAGGCTTGTAAACGTATCCGCCATGGCTTCTCCTATAGATGTGACAAATGTAAATTGTGCAAGTTCGACGTTCAATGTTGTTTAATTCTGGAAATCCTTGAACACGAAGGTCACCAACACTCCCTCCACCTTGTTATAAGATCTTCCGAAACTTGCAACGGTTGTGGTAAAAAAGATGTGAACTTCAGGTGCACTATTTGTGATAAGTTCACCTTGTGTGTTAGATGTGCAACTCTTCCGCTCGTAGCTAGATATGAATATCATAAACATCTACTAAAACTCTCTTATACACGTGAAGATGATTCTGATGAAGAATATTATTGTctaatttgtgaagaagaaagagatcGTCCTGATCACTGGTTCTATTCCTGTGTAAAATGTAAGTTCACTGCTCATTCCCGATGCGTTCTTGGAGAGAATCCGTGCATTAATTATGGAAGAACTTTCACTGATAAAAATCACGAGCATCCTCTCACTATTGTTCAAAAGTCGACTAAGCATTCCCCATCACTATGTGATGGATGTGGTAAGTCTTTTGTTGACATGGCCTTTGTATGTACTCAATGTAAATTTAATGTCCATAATTGGTTTTGTTTGCAAAAACAAATCAGAAAAGAGAGAGCAAAGAAGCTTCTTCAACGATTGTATGCCtaa